The nucleotide sequence ATGCCACCGAACTCAAACTCGTTGGCAAGAAGCCTGTTGAAGAATTCAACGAAGCCAAATCGGCCGGAATTGAATCCATTCCGACGGTAATCGGCGCATACACGTTCCTTCGTCTCGCACGTTACAATGGCCAAAAGAAGGCTCAGGACTTTGTTGTCGCTGCAGTCGACGCTTATGCAAAGCTCGCCGACCAACTCGCCGCTGCCGGCGCCAAGTGGATTAGCTTTGCCGAACCCGCTTTGGTGTTCGACGTGACCGCCGAAGAAAAACAGCTCTTCAAGTCCATCTATGTGGAACTTGTCAAGAAGGTGCGTGCCGCTGGCCTCAAGGTTACCTTGCAGACTTACTTTGGCGATATCCGCGATGTGTACCAGGATGTGGCCGCTCTCGGTTTCGATGCCATCGGCCTTGATTTTGTCGAAGGTCTCAAGTCGCTGGAACTGGTCAAGTCCGGTTTCCCGAAGAATACGCTCTTGCTCGCCGGTGTCGTGAACGGCAAGAACATCTGGCGTGCCGATTATGCGCAGAAGAATGCGCTGCTCGCCGAAATCGTGAGTGCAGTCGGTGCCGAAAATGTGGTTGTCGGAACTTCTTGCTCGCTGTTGCATGTGCCATACACAGTCGCTGCCGAACAGAAACTCCCCGCCGAAACGCTCCGTCATTTTGCCTTCGCCGAAGAAAAGCTCGTTGAGTTGGCCGAAATCGCCAGTGGCGACGCAGCCGCTCTCGAAAAGAACAAGGCCCTGTTTGCAACTCCGCGCGTGCAAGCAAACGCCAAGGTGCAGGCTGAACTGGCCGCTCTCACTGCCGCTGACTTTGAACGCAAACCGAGCCGCCTCGAACGCCGCGCTGTGCAGAAAGAAGAATTCAAGCTGCCCGCATTCCCCACGACCACGATCGGTTCCTTCCCGCAGACGGCTGAAGTCCGCGCGAACCGCGCCGCATTCCGCAAGGGCGAAATCTCCAAGGAACAGTACGTAGAATTCAACCGTAAGAAGATTGCCGAATGCATCAAGCTGCAAGAAGAAATTGGCCTCGATGTGATTGTGCATGGCGAATTCGAACGCAACGACATGGTGGAATATTTTGGCACGAAGATTGACGGCTTTATTTTTACGCAGAACGCTTGGGTGCAGAGCTATGGTACCCGTTGCGTGAAGCCGCCTGTAGTTTGGGGTGACGTGAGCCGCAGCGCTCCGATTACTGTTGAATGGTCCGTTTTCGCACAGAGCTGCACCAGCAAACCGGTGAAGGGCATGCTTACGGGCCCGGTGACGATCCTCAACTGGTCTTTCCCGCGCGAAGACGTTTCGCTGAAGGTGCAGGCACAGGAAATCGGTTTTGCTATCCGCGACGAAGTCCTTGACCTCGAAAAGAATGGCATTCGCATTATCCAGATTGACGAAGCCGCCCTCCGCGAAAAACTGCCGCTCCGCAAGAGCGACTGGCACAAGGAATACCTCGACTGGGCCATTCCGGCATTCCGCCTGGTGCATGCGAAGGTCAAGCCCGAAACGCAGATCCATACGCACATGTGCTACAGCGAATTCAACGACATCGTACGCGATATCGACAATATGGACGCCGACGTCATCACCTTCGAAGCGAGCCGTTCCGACCTCAAGTTGCTTGACGCCCTGAACGAAGCCAAGTTCGAAACTCAGGTGGGCCCGGGTGTGTATGACATTCACTCTCCGCGCGTTCCCTCGGAACAGGAAATTGTGGATGCCCTCCACAAGATTATCGC is from uncultured Fibrobacter sp. and encodes:
- the metE gene encoding 5-methyltetrahydropteroyltriglutamate--homocysteine S-methyltransferase: MSNKKTSVIGFPRIGKARELKFASEKFFKGEISEAELQKVAAEIRLYGWQKQKAAGIDFIPSNDFSFYDNVLDTAFLFNVVPERYKSLNLSTLEKYFAAAHGYQGEKGDVKALPMKKWFNTNYHYIVPEIDDATELKLVGKKPVEEFNEAKSAGIESIPTVIGAYTFLRLARYNGQKKAQDFVVAAVDAYAKLADQLAAAGAKWISFAEPALVFDVTAEEKQLFKSIYVELVKKVRAAGLKVTLQTYFGDIRDVYQDVAALGFDAIGLDFVEGLKSLELVKSGFPKNTLLLAGVVNGKNIWRADYAQKNALLAEIVSAVGAENVVVGTSCSLLHVPYTVAAEQKLPAETLRHFAFAEEKLVELAEIASGDAAALEKNKALFATPRVQANAKVQAELAALTAADFERKPSRLERRAVQKEEFKLPAFPTTTIGSFPQTAEVRANRAAFRKGEISKEQYVEFNRKKIAECIKLQEEIGLDVIVHGEFERNDMVEYFGTKIDGFIFTQNAWVQSYGTRCVKPPVVWGDVSRSAPITVEWSVFAQSCTSKPVKGMLTGPVTILNWSFPREDVSLKVQAQEIGFAIRDEVLDLEKNGIRIIQIDEAALREKLPLRKSDWHKEYLDWAIPAFRLVHAKVKPETQIHTHMCYSEFNDIVRDIDNMDADVITFEASRSDLKLLDALNEAKFETQVGPGVYDIHSPRVPSEQEIVDALHKIIAKVPQQNVWVNPDCGLKTRGETETTASLKNLVAAAKKLRSEN